The Synechococcus sp. CC9605 sequence ATACGTGGGAACGGCTCCCTGTCGATAGAATTAAGTCCTTTGGTTCTGCTTGGAAGACGTGGAAAATACATGTGCTGATTTTTGGCCTTGGGAAGAAAAGTTCCTACATCAGGCTCAGAAATGTATCCCTTGCTTGAAGAGGATCTCAATTCGTTAATCTTCACGCCACGGGGGAGTGGCTTAAAAACACCATTAAAGCCAGGATCGGGCTGATTACTAAATCCCTTGGTTGAAGAGGGTCTCAATTGTTTACTTTTTACACCAATAGGGAGTGGCCCAAAGAATTTTTTAATGCCAGGATCGGGCTCATTAGTAAATCCGGCAGGATTCGCTCCTACGACTGCAGGGAATGTGCCGACAAGCAGTGATGTTGAGGCAATGGCAATCAAAGTTTTGATGGTTCGGGTCATGAGCATTAGAAAAGCAATTGGTGGCAGGGTTATCCCCTTTGCTGCACACACCATCCCCGGATTCAATTACTGAACCGTTGACAGAGCTCACAAGGGACTGTGACCTTGCTCACCCCGCTTCAGGAGCCCAGCCCACCTCTTTCTGCCAGGTCAGCGCCCAGAGCTTGCAGCGCTTCTTCAAAGGATTACCCGATGCTTGGTGTGTTTCTGCCGTACTTCTGCCCTGCAGCAATCACGCCTGGATCTCTCCTGATCTCTGCCTTCAGTGATCGAAGCCTCCAGCTCGATGCCAGGGAGTTGGGGCCATTGACCAGCAGGTCCAGCTCACGGTCGCTCAGTTGTCTCATTGCTCATCCCCTCCTTTGAGCTGTTCAAGTGTTCCGAGTTAGGCCTTCAGTTCCTTCAGTCGACTGGCATCCAACTTGTCCAGTCCCATCTCTTTGATCACCTGATCATCCAGCAAAAGCCATATGCCGTTAGCGACAACGTCGGTATCAGCCTCAAGGTGCTGGGTGTCCAGGTGCTGGAGATCAAGACCCAAGACAGCGCACAAGGCAATCGTGACCCCTATGCCTTCGGGGATGACCACCTGAGCCAAGACGACCTGGGTGCCCTGTTCAAGAAGGCAGCTTGATCTCTCATCGAGGTGCGCATCGGGGCACATGGGCCAGCTCCACAACGGCAATCGCAGCTCTGCTGCTCTTACCTGTTCCGCTGGCTCATCTTGCTTGCTCGTGATCCTGAGCTGCGGAAGTTGGCCTTCAATGAAGACTGAAGACTCTGATCGTTATTACGGTTCTTAGCTTCTTCTCCTTCTTGCTCCTGTGGACCCTCGTCTACATGCTCCTCATCACCGAGTTGAACCTTTACTTCGATTACGACTGGAGGAGGAAAGGGAAAGCACGAGCTGAAAAGTTGGCACACCTTGTTGCGTACTTCGGCGGCTTCTTTCTCTTTCTCAAGTTCGTGGTGCCTTTCTTGGACTAAAGCCCGTGCATCACCGGTTCTCCACAGCGGCTAGTCAGTTGGCGCGGTGCCCAGGTCGTTGCCGCGGCTTTCCGCAGCGGGCTGGTGCGGCGCCCTTTGACGTGTCCCTATTCTTCGCTTGAGGTAGGGACTCCAGTCAGTGACTGCAATCGTTCTGCCCTGGTCAGCTCAACTGAAAAAACCCTTGGATTGAAGCCAAAGGCCAATGGCAAGCAGGGGCCCGAAGCCGGCGATCAATACGGTGATCTTCAGGCGCAGCGGTGAAACCTGAGGTTTGGTCTCTCGAAGAGCCATGGCAAGGCACAAAGGCAAATGAACTTAAACGCTGTAAGGCGTTGATGCCTGCTTAGAGCTCGTACTCCTCTTCAAACTGCTGAATCAGACCCTTGTAGAGCGCCAGCAGGCCCTCGGTTTCTTCGCAGAAACCGTCCGTTGTGTACTTCGCGATCAGATTCACCACGGCGCTGCGGATTTGCGTGAAGGCGCCGAGGTACTCACCCTGGATGTCCTCATCGCGGATGTCATTGATCAGAGCGCCCACCAGCTCAATCTTCCGCTTGGCAGCGGCCATCTCCGCTTCCATCTCTTTGTTGAGCTTGCGGCGTTTCTTCGGCATCCCCTCAACCGGTTCACTCGGCGACATTACGGGAGCCGCATGCCTTCCTCGTTCGAGCGGCTTCCCTTAGCGTCGGGTTCGCTCGACCCATGGCCTTGTGAATCGGACCTTTCGCGGTGTTGCTTACGTGTCCGTCTGGGTGGTGATCTGGGGGACGGTGGCGTCCTTGATGGACTGGATGCTGCTGACGGGTGAGGTTTATGAAACGGCCAGCGCCGGTCAGGGGGTGACGTTCATCGCCTACGGGGCCGCAACAGTGGTGTTGGCCACGCGGTTCTCGGGGCGTTTTCTTGCAGACGCCGATTCAGAGGCTTCGGATCAGGAGTGATCCACCCATCAGCAGCGCCAGGATCTCGAAGGCTTGCTTGACCAGGCGGCTTCCTTTCACCAGGGAATAGTGCGCCCCCAGAAAGCCTCCGATCAGCGATCCGAGAACGAGAGCGGGAAGCCAGTCCCAACGGATTTCACCGCTCAATCCCAGCACCAGCGCCCCGGTGCCATTCCACCCCAGACCCACCAGCACCAGGGTGTGGGCGACGGCTCTGGCATAGCTCAGCCCGAACCAGCGCACCATCCAAAGGGTGACGAATAATCCCGTTCCTGAGGTTAGTGAGCCGTTGAGAATGCCGATGATGAAGAGGCCGCAGCTGCCAAGTCCGACGGTGCGGGCTGTCAGGGGTCGGGGCTGGTCTGTCGTTCCCAGATCAGGTTTCCGGGCCGAGTACAACCCCAGCCCCAGGGTCAGCAGCCCAAGGCTGGTGGTGGCCACTTGATCCGGCAGCGCAAGAACCATGCTGGCCCCCACAAACACTCCTGGGAGACCGGCGGCCAACACCAGCGCGGAGCGTTTGAGATCAAGGCTGCTGGCCCGCCAATGAAGTCCCGTGGCTCCCAGCCCCAGGGCCACGCTGGCCACTTTGTGGGTGGCCAGCGCCATGGAGAAAGGAAGGCCCAGAAGGATGAGGGCGGGCAGTTGCACCAGTCCTGCTCCCCCTCCCGCCAAAGCTGAGAGGGCATTGGCGCCTATGGCGATGCCCAGCAGGGCGATTTGCATCAACAGTTCAGACACACTCAAGTTCGTGTCAGGAAGGCGATCGGCACCGAAAACGTGATGATGCGATGGGGATCGCCGGGAAGAATGGCGACGCAGGCCACCTCACGATCAGCGTGGGCTTCGCGGGACTGCACCACAAAGGCCGTGGCGTCTTCGATGCTCCACATCGGGGCGTCACCGCAACGGCGTTCATCCCTGTAGGCCTGCCAGACCTCGCAGAACGCCTCTCCATCGTCACCGCGTTTCATTTCCGTCAGCGCCTGTTCCAAGCCCACGTCTTCGAAACGCTCGAACAGGCGCACCATCAATGGATGGGCAATGGTGGATGAGGCCTTCAAGGTGGAGTTAATGGTGCCAATGGCGCTCACCATCAGCTTCGGTTTGGAGCGTCGTGCATCGATCACTCCCACTGGCAGGTTGAGGTCCCAACTGGGGTGTCCGCTCACGGCACAGGCCAGATCGAACAGCCCCAAACTGCACTGCTTGATCAAGCTCTGAATGGTCTCTCGATCCATAACTTCAGTTCCGCGCGGCCTGATTCACCGTTTGCTCTCCAGTGTTGCCAGGATGGCCAGCGGATGGTTCCTGTTTGGATGTCCCTGGTTCAGATCTACCTTGATGCTGTCACCCACCAGGTGATCACCAATGAAGAGCTTGCCTACGTTGCCGGCAATCAGGATCGATTCGATCGCACCGAACTGAAACTCACTGCACGTCTGGAACAACTGATTGGCGCAGGGAACATCAGTGTGGGGACACGCTGATTAACCGAACAGAAAACGTTGGAGCCGATTGAGCAATTGTCGCATCAGTCTTTTGTCACGACTGAAGATCATTCGCTCATGTGACAGCATCGCGCGACTCACCCGATCTGCGCTTCTGGTAGGCGGGGAAGGCTGTTGCGTCAACCTTCACGGCAGGGCAACCACCCCCGACCAACTTTGGAGAACATCGGGTGCGCCTTGGGTTAGGGCGGCAACAGCACTGGCTGAGCCAATCCCGATTCCCACCACAACCCCTACGGCAAAAACAAGCAGCCCTGTCAGAACACTGCGTTCGGAAAATGGCATCCACTCAACGATCAGCCGTTCTGACTTTCCTCCTATTAACGACCAATGGCCACTGTTGTGTCACAGGACGTGATGGTGCCTGGAGTGAATCTGTTGTGTGGTTTCGGCCACAAAGGTAGATCTACCGACTGATCGATCGGGGTGGTCTTCGCTAACAACCGAATGTCAGCCAGATGACAGTTTCAGTCATGAAAACGATTGACGAGCACATCCAGAAGGACCAAGAGGAGTTCCTTAAGGCCCTGTCTGAGCACAACGAAGGCAAGGTGCGTCATCTCACAGAGGAGCTGCAGTGGCTGTTGGATCACAAGAAGGAATTTCCTGATGATCCCCATGACCCCTCACCCCTTGAGTTGTTCTGCGAGCAGAACCCCGATGAGCCCGAGTGCTTGGTGTACGACGACTGAGTAGAAGTACCTATTCCTTGCTCTGCCCGGGCGGTAAGCCGCGCAACTACACGCAACTTATTTAAATTGTGTGTAGTTGACGCGTTTTGTGGTGATTCGAGCCATCCTGACCCGCCCCATTGCTGGTGATCTCGGTCTGCTCCTGCTTCGGGTGTTCACCGGAGCACTTCTGATTCACCACGGTTACGAAAAGCTCGCCAATATCGAGAATTTTGCTGATGCATTTGTTCGCCCTCTGCATCTGCCCTTCCCGATCCTCCTCTCCTACGTGGCAGCATTCTCTGAGGTGATTGGCAGCTGGTTGTTAATCACTGGGTTGCTGACGCGGATGGGAGCCTTGGCAGTGGCGGGGACGATCTCCGTCGCCATCTATCACGCCATCGTCACAGCAGGCTTCAACATCTATCTGTTGGAGCTGCTAGGTCTTTATTTCGCGGCTGCTGTGGCCGTTTTGGCCTGTGGCCCGGGCGTCTTTTCCATTGACGAGCTCATTGCTCGCCGGCTAGAACCCGACATGCAGTTCTCCGCTGCGGAAGATACCGATTACGCCGGTGGAGAGGCCTCAGTTCTGGAAGAAGCCGTCGCCAGCCGCTGAAAATCAGGGTGATTAGGTCCAAAAGCCCCGCCATGGTGGGGCTTTTTTGATGGCTTGACGCCGGTATGGGCAACAAACGCGTCAGAATCATCAAAGTTGAATGAACGCGATGAAAGAGGTCAGCCTGCTCGAGATGATTGGCCGTTCATTGGCGAAGGTTGCTGCAGGGGCTGGTATTGCAGCAATTTTGATTTGGCTCACCTACGTGATGCTTGATGTTGGTCATATGCAGTCGGGTTTCACACTGCCTCAATCCAGTTACTGAGCTCAGATGCAGTGGAATGGTCTTGAATTTCCGGTTCTGATCATTGCTTCGCTGTTGATTGCCCTGCAGGTTTGCTGGATTGGAGCTGTGCTCCGGCGCAACCAACGCAGGCGCCTGAGAGAACCTCTCAGCGCAACAGCGTTTCAGCGTGAACTCAAGCGGATTTTTTCAAGAGCGAATGGACTGTCCTAAGCCATGAAGCAGCTTCCAGGTCAACGGAGCAAAGCCTTGCCGCGATGGCTGAAGACGGTCATGGCGGGTGCCATCACTGTGATTGCCACCATTTGGCTGGTGTCGTTGCTCCCCTTTCTGCTTCTCGCAGCCTTGGTGCTTTCAGTAGCACTGATTCCAGTCACCCGTCATCTGAAACGGGAGTTGGAAGAGGCTGGATTCAGTGTTGATAAAGCGAGAACAACCCATCAACGCCCTGACCTCAACATCACTCCCTGGCATCGCCAGATTCGCAATCTCTGGAGAGATTTCAGTTCTTGAACAGGTCGCTCGCCATGGAGCGATAACGACCGAGAGAACTACCGGCGCGACGGGATTTTGTGGGCACACTTTGACCCGGCAAAAGGTTCAGGGGAGCGAAATTCACTAACGTCACCTCCGGCCGCTCCTGCTGTTCAGCTGCCAACAGCTCGGCAATGGCTTCTGCTGTGGTTTGTGCTGGAGGTGCGCTCTCCAAAACAGCTTCGATCGTTTCCACCGGCTTGGCCTTGAGTGGACTTTTGGCTTTGGCGGCGCCGAGGGGCCACAGAAAAACCAGACTCAGCAGAAGAGCAACGGCGGACGTCAGGGTGCCGGTGAGTCCAAATGACAAACCCTGAAAGTTCCACAGCAACCCCGAACCCGCCATGCCGAAGGTGCCGAGGATGGCAAGCATCAGGCCGAGGAAGGATGCCTGTGGTGCTTTGATTTTGAGCGGCTGGCTGGATTCAGAGACTTCAACGGGTGAAAGTCGTGGTTCAGGCCGAAGCAGAACAAAGCTGATTCCCAGCAAAACCAACGCCGTGATGGTGCTGCCAAGCCCCAGGGTGCGGCCTTGAAAATTCCAAAGCAGACCACCGCCAGCAAGACCTGAAACCCCGAGGGTTGCCAATGCAAGTCCGCTCAAGAAAGGGAGACGATTGCGCATGACTCAGTCGTTCCGGTTTTGCGTGGCGGCGTAAGCAACGGCTCCGCCTGTGATCACAGTGAGTAGGCCTGTGGTCAGCAAAAAGCCCACCAACATGGCGAATCCAAGAACAGAACCCAGGAGGGACATCTTGATTCGCAGCAATTTCGACTTCATCAACATCACCAACAGCAAGACCACCGTGGTCTTCAAGCCAGCGATTTTTGCCGCGCTGATCGGGCAAAAAGGATTGATCAACACCATCGGCTGGTCTTGGCCTTCTTCAGTGTTTATGAAGTCTGGCGAAAACAAGAGCGCACCGCGAAAAGAGCACTGGGGAGAGCGCACCGTTAATAGAGCACCGTGGCGTGGCGACTTGATCCGCTTTGAGCGACGGACGGGCACAAAAAAACGGGCCCTTGGGCCCGTTTTTTTGACTGACGTGTCAGCTCAGCGACGACGGTTGCGGGAACGCTGCTTCAGCTTGCGCTTGTATTTCTCAACGGGGGTCTCGTGGTGACGGATCCGACGCAGATCAGAAAAGATGCCGGCTTTGGCGACGGAGCGCTTGAAGCGGCGCAACGCTGATTCAATACCTTCGTTTTCGCCGACTGTGACCTGACTCATCCGTTCCCCGAAAGAGAGCAATAAACAACTACTTTACCAGCCACCCCCTACCCCTTTTCCCCCACCTGCCGGTAGTGGGCTGAGTCTCTTGCATGACGCTTGTTGAAGAGATCGTGGCGCGTCCCAGCTTCTGCTTTGGGATGGGTCCATCACTCCGGTAGGCCCCTGTCTTGACCCTCACGCACTGCCCCCTGTGCATTGGTCTGGCTGTTCTTTCGGCCGTTCGATTCATGGCCCACTGCGTCATGGCCGTTCAGCTCGAACGCAGCACGGCAGGAGCTTCGACCCATCCCGCCATGCTGCTGGGGACTCTGTTCGAACTTTGAAGGAGTTCCGCCTCAGGGATCCATGGGATCCACTAGCTGCAGATAGGCCGCGTCGGTGTTCTGCAGGGCTTCATCATCGTGATGAGCTTCCACGCTGTAGATGAGGTGAAGCAGCCTGCCTCGGTCCATCCCTCGGTCGGCCACGTCTTTCCAGAGGCGCGAGCTGAGCTGCGCATCACGCCATTCGAGCTGGGCCTTGACCAGCGCCCGCGTCATCGTGATGTAGCTCTGCCGGTCGTTGCGCAGCCGGTCTTCGGAGAAGCTGTGTTGAGCTGCCGGCTTGAGCAGATTGCGAATCCTCTTTGAGGCCGCCTTCAGCACCTTTGGCATCGTCGTTACCCGACTCACTTCAGTCTGATTCGGCCGTCTGGACTGACAACGGAGTGAAATGCCTATGCCTCAATCAGAAATGAGTATTTGGACTCACTCCTGCGGGACGGTAGTGCTGATGACTTTTTGTAAAGTCAAATCCTTTAACTTCTTACTGCTTTTCTTTGGCCTGTGGAAATACTTGTGATGGCGGCCGTTTTTATGCCCTTTTCTGCCCTCGTGATGAATGCATTTGCCGGTGATTCGGAAGACGATTTCGATTTCCTCTAAATGGAATCCAAGCTCCTAGCAATGTTGGCCTTTGGTGCCGCAGTTATGACCCTCTGGGCTTGGTTGATGGCGAATCTGCCGCGGATGGCGTCTGACCGGAACAAGCCAGACAACCTCCGTTGATCCGGTACGGCGCTAAGTGACCACGAAGACAGGTTGTGCCACGGAAGAAGAGTTTTTGTCCCAGCTCGCGCGCGTGGGAATCGGTGAGCGGTAGAGATAGCCAGCGTTCGGGCACCTGACCATTCAGCTGTGATCTGGCTTCAAGCGCAGCTTGGCGGCGTTGTTTTTCCTCGCGATCGTTTTTGAGATACACCCCTTCAATCTGTAATTCGCGGGCACAGGTTTCACAGGCATTCACGGTGGGCTTGCGGCGGGCCGTGTTCAGCGACAACTTGTCGCTGGGAACTTCCCGCTCGGCCCCGCAACTGCAGCGGCACCACCAGAAGGCGTTTCCTGCTTTGGTACGCCGTTCGGATGCGCGAACCACGGTGAGTTTGCCGTAAACCTCGCCGATGCGGTTGCGTGGACTGGATGGCATTGGTCAGGCGGATTTCTGATCAGGAGCGTTGTTTAAGTCGGCAAACTTGGCTGCCATCGTTGGATTGCGTCGGGTCAACTTTTTAACGGTTACATCCTGTGCCTTGTCATTGGCAAGCCGCAGGTTTCGATCAGCACCCATCAGTGCATCCTTGGTTTTTTGGAGGTGATCGATCGACTTATCGATTTCATCGATTGCCGTTTCGAAACGTCTGGAGGCGAGGTCGTAGTTGCGGGAAAAGGCCGTTTTGAAGGTTTCCAGGTCGTTCTCGAAGTTGGTGACATCGATGTTCTGGGCTTTTACAAGAGCCAGTTCAGCTTTGTATTCCAGAGATTTCATGGCTGCATTTCGGAGCAATGTGATGAATGGAATGAAGAATTGTGGGCGAATTATATAGGTTTTAGGGAAGCGATGAGATACATCAACAATGCCTGAATTGTAAAGCTCATTTTCGGGCTCAAGCAGGGAGACGAGCACTGCATACTCGCAATTTTTTTCGTTCCTGTCCTTGTTCAGCTCTTTGAGGAAGTCTTCATTTTTCTTCTTGGTTGCCGTTGTGTCAGCTTCGTTTTTCATCTCAAACATGATCGAGATGATTTCGTTGTTGTGGTCGTCCTGGTCGCGGAAGATGTAGTCACCCTTGCTTCCACTGCGCGCGTCGTTGTCTTTTTCGAAATAGGCCATCGGAAAAGCGGCTGCACGAATCCTGTTGAATTCGGTTTCGCAGTGTTGTTCGAGGGTTTCCCCCACCATTTTGGTGGAGAGCCGCGCCTTCATGTCGCGCAAGCGTTCAATGGCCTGATCCCGATCACTGAGCTGGGCTTCGTAGCGATCCTTCAGTGATTGAGATTCCAGCTGATGCTTTAGTTCTGCTTCCTTAAAGCCGCTTTGAAGTGCATCCCGTTGTTTCTCCACGGAACTCACGGCTTCATTCACGGCCAGCTGGCGTTGCATGGCCCCGGCCTGGAGCTGCGCTTGCAAATCTCTCACCTCATTGTCTTTTTGTAGCGTCATCGCCTGCATTTCTTTGGCGAATTTGGTTTCGGCTAGGCGTAGTTCTGTGGCCTGCTGCTCACGCATTTGCTGGAGTTCAATGGCAATGCGATCCCGCTGCTTCTCCGCTTTGTTCACAGCATCTTTGATCGCCAGTTCTTGATGCATTGCACTTTGCTTGAGTTGTGCCTCAAGCGTTTGCATTTCCCTGTCTTTTTTGGCAATGGCCAACTCGATGGCGTTTCGTTTGTCCTGTTCCGCCAGGGCGAGCCGCTTGTTCAGTTGCTGCTCGAATTCTCGATCCCTCACCTGTTTGAGGATGTCGGCATACCCGCCTTCATCCACCTTGAAGGCTGTGTTGCAGTGAGGGCAGATGATGTCGTGCATGTCTGACGATTTGTGTTGAACGTACGCGCTACGTGCTGGGATTTTATCGGCTCTGGCTAACACGAGATCAGCTCACGGTTCATGCCATGCCCGATTGGATCGATCCACGTTCACTGCTTGACACAGTGATCATCGTCAGCATCGTGGCCCTGGCTGCCGTCGGATTCGTTGTT is a genomic window containing:
- a CDS encoding sulfite exporter TauE/SafE family protein yields the protein MQIALLGIAIGANALSALAGGGAGLVQLPALILLGLPFSMALATHKVASVALGLGATGLHWRASSLDLKRSALVLAAGLPGVFVGASMVLALPDQVATTSLGLLTLGLGLYSARKPDLGTTDQPRPLTARTVGLGSCGLFIIGILNGSLTSGTGLFVTLWMVRWFGLSYARAVAHTLVLVGLGWNGTGALVLGLSGEIRWDWLPALVLGSLIGGFLGAHYSLVKGSRLVKQAFEILALLMGGSLLIRSL
- a CDS encoding CP12 domain-containing protein, encoding MKTIDEHIQKDQEEFLKALSEHNEGKVRHLTEELQWLLDHKKEFPDDPHDPSPLELFCEQNPDEPECLVYDD
- a CDS encoding DoxX family protein; translated protein: MIRAILTRPIAGDLGLLLLRVFTGALLIHHGYEKLANIENFADAFVRPLHLPFPILLSYVAAFSEVIGSWLLITGLLTRMGALAVAGTISVAIYHAIVTAGFNIYLLELLGLYFAAAVAVLACGPGVFSIDELIARRLEPDMQFSAAEDTDYAGGEASVLEEAVASR
- the rpsU gene encoding 30S ribosomal protein S21 yields the protein MSQVTVGENEGIESALRRFKRSVAKAGIFSDLRRIRHHETPVEKYKRKLKQRSRNRRR
- a CDS encoding DUF2130 domain-containing protein, whose protein sequence is MHDIICPHCNTAFKVDEGGYADILKQVRDREFEQQLNKRLALAEQDKRNAIELAIAKKDREMQTLEAQLKQSAMHQELAIKDAVNKAEKQRDRIAIELQQMREQQATELRLAETKFAKEMQAMTLQKDNEVRDLQAQLQAGAMQRQLAVNEAVSSVEKQRDALQSGFKEAELKHQLESQSLKDRYEAQLSDRDQAIERLRDMKARLSTKMVGETLEQHCETEFNRIRAAAFPMAYFEKDNDARSGSKGDYIFRDQDDHNNEIISIMFEMKNEADTTATKKKNEDFLKELNKDRNEKNCEYAVLVSLLEPENELYNSGIVDVSHRFPKTYIIRPQFFIPFITLLRNAAMKSLEYKAELALVKAQNIDVTNFENDLETFKTAFSRNYDLASRRFETAIDEIDKSIDHLQKTKDALMGADRNLRLANDKAQDVTVKKLTRRNPTMAAKFADLNNAPDQKSA